The Mustelus asterias chromosome 18, sMusAst1.hap1.1, whole genome shotgun sequence genome has a window encoding:
- the srp14 gene encoding signal recognition particle 14 kDa protein, which translates to MVLLESDSFLTELTRLFQKCRNSGSIYLTMKKYDGRTKPVPRKGNPDTFDPADNKCLLRATDGKKKISTVISSKEVNRFQMAYSNLLRAHMDGLKKKDKKSKSKKTKATQ; encoded by the exons ATGGTGCTGCTGGAGAGTGACTCG TTTCTGACTGAGCTGACCCGGCTTTTCCAGAAATGCCGAAACTCTGGAAGTATTTACCTGACCATGAAGAAAT ATGATGGTCGGACAAAGCCAGTCCCACGGAAGGGAAACCCTGATACTTTTGATCCCGCTGACAATAAGTGTCTCCTGAGGGCAACTGATGGGAAGAAGAAGATCAGCACAGTG ATAAGCTCCAAAGAAGTGAACAGGTTCCAGATG GCATATTCCAATCTGCTGCGGGCACACATGGACGGCCTGAAGAAGAAAGACAAAAAGAGCAAGAGCAAAAAGACCAAGGCCACGCAGTGA